From the Drosophila sechellia strain sech25 chromosome X, ASM438219v1, whole genome shotgun sequence genome, the window tcaattttcaaAACACTTAACTCACAAACACGCTCCAATCGCGACAATAAAgagattaaataaaaaattcaaatgaaaatgtttgctGCACTGCGTCCCAATGAAGccccaaacaacaacaacaacaataagcaacaatagcaacaaaagcaacaacttGATCAATATTCCGAGATTTGTGAGTTGATAACGAAAGAAATATCAGATGTACAGAATGCTAGCCCCCCATTATCCTGTTTTTGCCAGCGCCCCTGCCCCGCCTTGTActaccaacaaaaaaaaaaaaagataataaGTTTATAAAATATTGCTATACCGCCCAGCAGCAGCCTAACAGCATAAAAACCACACACATCATACGAAAACATACAGTTGTTACGAAAAATAATAGTATTATTAGTATAACTTCGAAATTCGAAAAGGAAAAACTTACAAAAACAGTGAAAATacatagttttttttatttacctACTGATGTCCAACCTCATATTTATACTTTAAACAAATTTCTAGAGTTATTTAATGCTATTTATTGTCGGACAACTGTATGCgccgtatgtgtgtgtgtttttcttGTACATATTTGTTTTGCCTGAAAGTTTTTATTCAGCCAAGTGTGGAAATGTAAAAATGCGTCGATTTTTAGCGCTTATTCCCCAATTTACTCCCCCGTTACGTTGCGTTACGTTACGTTCTGTTACGTTCTGTTACGTTTTGCTCGTTCGTTAGTTGGCTGATTGATTTgactgattgattgattgactggttgattggttggttggttggtccAGCAAGGATTCGAATAAAGCATacacaaaaattgaaaaaagaaaacggaAGCGGCAAAAAGAAACCCCCATGTTGTCCCTCCTTTTTTAATCGACTGTTTCTCTCTCTGTCGTCcttttgtacatatgtatttatcttattttttttttttttgttaacaCCCCAGTAAACAGATGAGATGAGGAAACAGTGTTTTTCGTTTAATTTAATGAtcagttcttttttttttgtctacACATATATTTTGTCGATCTGCTGATCTGCTCCTGTTCCCTGTCCCTCGATTTAAAGCATGCCGTTCATTGATTTTTAGCTCTAattgtaaatactttttgtGCATGAGTTTTTATACATTCATAACTACACAGATGCAAAATGGGCGCAGTTCTAAGCGCACAAATGAACATAAAATTGAGCTTAAATGGCaaattatgtatgtatttgcATTCAAATTGTAAATACTTTGTATGCATTTGCTTACAAGCTCGAAACATTtgatttttctctgtgtattGAAAAACCAAGTACATGAATACACCCATGGACAGCAGAAGCtataccaccaccaccaccaccgccgccacaGTCATGTCCACACCATTAGCGACGATTTCTGATTGTCTCGTTGTGTGATTACCGTAGCGCGTTTTCCTTTCGTTGGGAATACCAAACCGCAGACACTGGGAAAGAAAATGATGCCCGTTTGTGTGTGCGGCAGCTTAAACATTGCCAATTTGTTTTTGACTTTTTGTGTGTAGTAGCTGATATCATATAaccaaagaaaacaaacatatttttgtgctGTTTTTCGAACCGTTGCCGTAGTGTGTAATTTTGTTGCTTGCCCAGAGATACAAAACTCAATAACCCAATAGAATTGTTGATTACCCGattgatattttttttgtgtaattGATTTTGTGCATGCCCCAAAACTAATCAATGTAATTTGTTTGCTTCTCTTTTTTCTTCCACccgctgcaaaaaaaaatgaaaaaaaaaaaaaacgaaaaaccaaaaccgcATCCCTAAAAAACTCTATTCACACAGCAGCCCAGCACAAGAGCTCCTCGTCCAGCGAACAGCGAACGGAAACCAAGTCCAAGGATGGCGGTGCCACTGTGACCACAACGACAACAAAGGGTGAGTTCAATGGATGCGGCATCTAAGACACGGATTGACCAGGATACCTTCCATTTCCGCAGTTACCACACGCACTGTCAGCGGAAGTGCTGCCTCCAAAAACATCTCACCCTTGGCTAAATTCAAGCAGCTGGACAAACAGGCAGCCGCCCAGCAGGCGCAAAAGTAAGTCATTCACCCAGCTCCCCCACCGATTATTCTGATTAttccatatatacatatatatatatatatatatacatacatatatcgaCACACATGTGGTAGCGAGGGCATGAATACTATACACACGAGTCAACATTTGTGCAGGTCACTCATTCGTTGAGAAAGTTAATGGAGAAGCAAGCTGTGCAAGCAGTTCAACAAGTTAGCACCTATAAACCTATAGGTCTTATTGAAATCTATTAAAATCAGATTGCTTCTCCTAAATTTTCTTGTACTCACTCAAATAATTCAATTGGTTATCGGAGGACatcgcacactcacacaatcAAAACAATCACAATCCTCACCGCCCCCtaacacacatatacatatacgatTTCTGGTGTTGGTTCTCTATGGAAGTGTGTTGTAGTATTGTCTATCCCCTCCAgaacataaaaaaaacataaaattgaTAAGAAAGATTTAGGAAGATGAAAAGTGATTTCGCTTTTGTACATAGACCAACCAACTGTATTCCTGTTCTTTAGTTAGCCTTTGGAAACTGGACTTGATCTACCCTCCCTCACTGCTCTCCCGACTATCTCTATTACTTtatgtttttcgtttttgtttcgGCAATCGAATAATGCCacaaaaaaaacccaaaaccaaATCCAAAAGTATCCGTTGTcagaaaatcaaaaacatCGCGTTAGATGTTCCATTGCCAAGTATTTTTGGTATTCcaataattgttgttgttgtttcttgCTAACacaaagaatatatatatatgaatacacacatacacatgtaCACAAAAATACAGAGAAAAAAACCAAGAACACTTAACACATCCGAACTAAAAAATCAAACAATGAACACacgaaacaaataaatttgcaaaCAAATCAGAAATTAAGAACAACATGAAGATGAACCGATTTTGTGTGAGTTTCGCTAAACCGTCTGCAATCCTCCAACCTTGACTCATTTGTTCAGATCATCTCCAACAACAAGCACACCCACGACCCCCGGCGGTTCGGCACAACCGTTGTTCAAATTTACCGATCCGGCATTAAATGCGCGCGCCGCCACTGTCAAGGATCAACTTCTGCAGTGGTGTAAGCATAAAACGCAGGAATATGAGGTATCCAAAACCTAAaccaatcaaaaaaaaaaaaaaaaaaaaacctaagaCCAAGCAAGCCCTAAAAGTTTAAATGAAATGCCGAAGACACAGCCAATATTTGTTGCCCTTGCCATTCtttgttaattatttatagCAGCTGAGGTCAAAATTGTGCTGTAAAAATGACGAAAcatttgaaagaaattaatacAAAAATGTTGTTTTCTTAAACGACTTTTAATGTTATCGTTTTTATCGTTGCTATTGATCGAATTTTTAGCCATATCGATGTTATTTTGACCTCAACAGCCAGAAAGCCTAGTTTATAGCATCTTTTCTTTAGTTATGCCGTTCGTTTTGATGAtattattttagttttgcCATATTTAACAAGCAATCTAACGACAAAACCAAGAACAATCCaagcaacaaacaaaataaacaaaagcaaaaacatcTAACAGCGCCTAACTTTGGCTGAGCCTGAAAGCTTTCTTCAAAACTcatacacacagacacacacacacacgctcacacTCCCACACGAACACAACGCACGAAAATGATGTAGGAAATTGAAGGACGATtgtcatttccgtttccgtgcTAACGCTTTTTGCTGCCGATATTTATCGATCACCGCTTACCGTTCTTTTTTGGCCACTTCGCTTAATCGCTAGAGTTAtcgccgctgttgttgttattgtttcgATTTAGCTGATCCTAGTCTTACCCACTTACCAGCTGCTTAGTAAGTCTTAGTTAGTAACGGAGGCTGGAATCTCAAACTAAAtgctttttgcttttgctcaagggccataataataaaaaatgaatatcAAGTATCAATCAACCATCTCAAAAAGAATGCGCTCGCTTATTACCGACCCCAACCGATCTTATCGTTGAGTacacaactgtatgtgtgttgTTTCGCAGAACGTCCAAATAAACAACTTTAGCTCGAGCTGGTCAGACGGCCTGGCCTTTTGTGCGCTGATACACCATTTCTTGCCAGATGCATTTGATTACACCACACTAACCAAGCAGACGCGACGACACAATTTCGAGCTGGCCTTCAGCGTTGCTGAGTAAGTACACGCACCGTGGGATGCGCCCAAATGtatgctatatatatatgtaatttcTTTGCTAACATTCCTGAACAACTTGCAGTGAGAAGGCTGGCATTGCACCACTGCTGGATGTGGAGGACATGGTGGAGATGAGTCGTCCTGACTGGAAGTGCGTATTCGTCTACGTGCAGAGCATATATCGCCGATTCCGGAATTGTCAGTGAGTAGAATTAGAGCAACCAtcgaagcagcagcagcagcacagtCCAAATCCAGATCCAAATCCAAGTCAACTCAACGGCAACAGCAGAAACTCATTAAATTTTAAGCATACaccatatatgtacacataccCTTTGGCATTTTGTGTTTAGACACACCCCATGAATACCCCATAAACCATTTGAATTCATAATAATCTATAATAATCCTACGCCTATGTGGCAGCCACTCAAGAATCCGTCATCCTGCGAATATCTAATTGTATAATCGGCATTATATGTATTGTATATTCTTCAACTGAAGCGCAAATGGCTCGTCGAACGTGAACAGCCGACTCTTTGTAcgtttttttgtgtttgttttaccCCTTTTTTACTATTATATTACGATTACgcattattatttgttattatcGAACTTGAAGCAGAATCTATGCAAATAATTGttgaattatatattttttttgtcataattttaattgcgGAGAGAGAACATGCAGAGCAGTTACTAACCCCTGTCCGGCGGTCATCGACAATGGATTTAGTCCCGATGCCGTCGCTCACATTGATGAACTACTGTAATAATACACATATATTCTATGTACGTACGTGTAACGAGAACGAAACATTTACTAACCGATGCCAATGAAATGGCCgcaaagaaataataaaaaaaaaaaatgaaacccaAGCAAAGTGTGTTTTATATAGGTTTTtcaaaatgaacaaaaaaatgCTATTCAGCAAGCCGTTTGTTTCTTGGCAGCAAATCGCAAGTGAAGTTTGCTCAGAAATTTGGTAAAAGTCTAACGTTCAAGTTCTATGTAGTATGTTGCAGAAAAATTCGTtgtaaaaatttgttttctcAAAATTTGGTTGTACGCTCTCAAGTGGACAAACACCCCCAACCGCCGCCAATCAGTTCTCCCGATCATTGCAAGCAGTGCAGGCGTCACGCAATAGCCGTTGCTCTCACGCAACAACATCTGTGTACCCCAGCAATATGTCGCATCATCAACACGTTCTTTCCGAGGCCGCTGCCCTCCGTCTGATTAACGGTCTGGAGGCAGCCGCCAATGCCACACCCCTCGGCGCTCAGCCGCATCAGTCCGCGGCAGCTGAAGCCATCTGCTCGTCACAAATCTTTGCATCGGCCCATCGCATGGCCAGTGGCACGCCCACTGCATCCATGGCAGCCCTGGAAATATCCTCAGCACGGCAACGGATGCTGCCACAGATACCGCGAAGTCCCCTACAGGAGAGCCTCCATTCGGCGAACGAGAGCGGCAACTCGTGCCGCATCTGCCGCTGGAACCACAACGACATGGAGATCATCAAGTGTCCGTGCAACTGCAAGGGCAGCGTGGTAAGTGTGGTTCCTTTGGATCTTCTATTGCCGCTGACAAGGGCGCTAGTTCGTGGGAATGCTCCTCCCGATGCCGACACCAGTTTCCAGCATTGATAGCATTGTTAAGCCGAAAGGACATCCATTCGAACTGGTGTCCTTGGGCTACGGAGGATTGTCTCCTTGGGCTTACGGCATTTAGGTGATCCTTGCAGGGCTACATCCACCTAAAGTGCTTGAAGCGCTGGATCATGCACAGGCGGGATAATCGCTGCGAGATCTGCAATGCGGTCTTTGACATCGCGGAGGAGCGGGCCAGTCTGAAGCAGATGATCCGAACCTTCTGCTGCGGCCGTTGTTGCGGCCTGATTGTGAAGCATCTGCTATTTAGCGCCTCGCTTATGCCACTAGCCCATGTCATATTGCAGCAGGTGAGTGTTTCAACGTGGCACTGGATTCACGGGATTTCTATAAAGATCACAATCTTGATCACAGGTGCTACAGTGCATGGATAATATGAATCAGGGCAACACCGATCAGTTCACCGTTCAGGAGGTGTTTGTCGCCTCCTGCGCGCTCCTGACCTCCAGTGCACTGTTCTTCCACTTCTTTGAGTTTGTCACCACACGGTTCATGCTCATCCGGAACATTCTGAGCCACTGGTGGATGTTTGGCAGCACCTCCGACTATGAACTGGTGGAGATCGAGGATGATTCCATCGATTTTTTCGATGATTAGACAATGATATGGACTGATAATAAGAACTGATAATGGAAGGCAGAGCAGTCTTACAATAACCTAATGTttacaattaataaaattattaaagtatttcatttattttcttcagctttgggttttttttgttttaagtaAGCTATCGCGGCGAACCGccaaaaaatacatacatatgtatttcaGTATTATTTTCAGTATTTCACTATGCTAGCACGGTAACATTGCGATAAATATGCAATCTATCGGTCAGTGGGTCGTTCCGCGGTGAAGACCCGCAGCAGTGTCTATCGATAGGACCAGCTGGTTGCCACCACTAGTTACTAAATCGACAgacgaaaataaagaaaaagttgGTGCAGTTACAATCAATCCTCAACACACTCGCTGTGGGCCACGATTGTGATTTTAGCAGACGGGGCATTTAGACAATTGGATGTGTTCCGCTTCCGAATTGTGTAAGTGCCGGAGAATTTTTTTTCCCAATCGagcgaaagcaaaacaatcgcagcagcagcagcagagacAACGTAAAGCAAAAACTTCGCAGCGGAAAGCAAAAGCAAGGCAGGCAGCACGCGGGCAGCGAAGCTGGCAGAGAAAGGAAAACCGAAAAGCAACAACGGTAACAAAAGCCAGAAAACCGAAGAACGCCTTAAAAgaaagtgaagtgaagtgcGGACGGGAAACACACTCGTAAAAACGAGATATTCTGCTGGACATCTTTTGCTCTTCGCCTGCGTCGTTTCAATGCGCTTTGGTTTTCACTTGCCTCAACTCAACTAATTCGatctattttgttttctgtttgccattttttgttttttgctcgTATTTGATTTGTGGTACTGCGCGGCACGTGTGCGAATGGATTTCCTACAAATCGAAACTTGTTGCAGAGTGCCACGCCTCCTGCCAGTCCAGCGTTTCCCGACTGGTTAGCATCGCtggaaaactaaaaaaaaaacagcactTGCAtcgatatatatattataaaaaaaaaaggaaaggcAACAGCAAAACAGCGAGATGGCTGGCCAACAGCTCCTGAGCCCCAGATTATTTCCCAACTCCCCGAAGACCCTATACGACCTGTCGCTGGAGGCCCTCATCGGGAGTATGAACACCAAGATTCCGGCGCTGGACAGGATCAACCGACTGTCTGAGCTGCCACGCAACTTGCTCATCGATGTTTACGAAATGGTAAGTGACAGCCATCCCTTCTCCATCCCTCCAAGAATCCAAAGAATTATCTCATAACCAGTAAGGGGAAATACTTAGGGTTAACTAGGTTCTCAATATTAATAGTGACCCTACCTTTTCTACCGTTACATGTTAGTACGTACTTAGTAAGTACTTCTTATGATCTTATTATTGTAGCATCTTTTTTTTCGGATTTCTTTATGCAAATTCCTGAGATTCCCCGAATTATGCGCATTCaaaaatgtatgtacatagattcttGGAATCCAGCAATAGTGAGGATCCCTAAACTTCGATGCCTTATAACGTGCCCAGTTAGTTCTTATCTGAACTCTCCATATACCATACACATATTTCGCCACTGGCAATTACCATTCTCTCATACCCATTATCAGTATGAGGGAATGGGGGTATGGGCACTTGtctgtttgtgtttgcttttCCGCTTAAATTGTTTACATCCCACCCACCAGTCCGCCCATTAACccatggcaaaaaaaaaaaaaaaaaaagacgaaAAAAAGAAGGCCTTCGCGAAGACGGTGACTGCGAatattgtatgtatatagattAACACTCAACTCCCACCTAAATGCATTCAGATTTCGTTGACACATTATGATTGGCACCGATTTAATTGTAGATTTTAATATAACCGATCGTTAAGCGTTATCTGTACGAGTATGTAAACAATAGAGCAACCTAAAGGGTAGACTGCTGATAAAGTTCATCATCAATTGAatgctttgtttattttgactGATCAGAGACTGATCGAATATCGTATATGACGACCTTCAATTATCGGAATTTATTTATGATGCGATTACTTAGTAATCCAGAAATAAACGCCGTAATCGCCGCTGTGCCTGGTGATCCATATGTGCGCCTCCGGATGGATTCCGTTCGGACGAAGGCAATCCAAGTGGACAGGCCAGACCCACAGGTGGTTGCGAATGCACATTGCTGGGCAGTGCCAGCCTGCTGTTTCGATTCCATACATGGATTGTCATAATATGTGGCAATTACTGTGTAAATTATAAACAGAAGCGACATCGATGGGCGGGGGGCTCTATAAATAAACCAACCAGTCGGATGGGTCCAGCGCCCTTTGATTGtcctgtttggaaatggtggGCCTCGCTCGGGGATCGGGATTGGGAATGGGATTGGGACTGAGACTGGAATGGGGGCTGCAGTGATGCAGTGATTCATGGACCTTGCTTAAATGGCGCAGCTGCTGGCTGAAGAGCCATTGAACTTGCTGATAATGGCTAAGCAAATTCCATTGTTCGCTGATTGGATGTAACATTTCTTTTCTTCTCTTCGAATTGGTTTACTTCTTATTTGCGACTTCAGCGGTACTGAAATCGCAAGTTGTAGTTTTGAACTAGGATTATCGATTATGCCTTGATTGAATAAAAACACACACTAATGACCTTTTTTGGCTTAGCGGCCCAATGGGGCTTTCACTCAATTACCTAATTACCAATCTTTGTTTGAACATCTACAGATGTCTCAGGAGGAGTCCTTGAAGGACACtttgctggaggagctggcccAGCTTGAGGTATTCTCTCGACTCGTTCGCTATCCATTTGCCCGCAGCCAATTGCTGCGCATAATGGCCTCACTAATGGCCAGCAATAAGATGCTGGCCAAAAGACTCAGCGAGAACTATGTGTCGCGCTATGAGGTGGTGACCGGTCAGGACAGTCAGGAGGAAGAGGAGCTGGAGTCGAGCATGGATACACTTGAGGATCGCTCAATGGAGCTCAATACACTGTATACCTACGATGCCGAATCTTCAGATGCAGACACCACCAGTGACGAATTTAATGACGAATTCAGTGTGGATATCGAAAGCATAATAGGTGTCCCACAGCGGAGAGCAAACCCGGATAAACTCGAGGCGATCAACGATTCTTACCTCGAGGAGCTGTCCGCCGTGGAGCTGCAGATCATCGACCTAGGCCTACGCCTCGGATCGTTTCTCTCGGAGGCTGGATGGATGCAGGAGAGCATTACCGTGCTGGCATGCCTTAATGTAAGACTGAAGGATCTGCCGACTCACAAACACTGGTTGCAGTTCCGACTCGACTGCCTGCAGCggtaatttatatattaattaaaacaaaaactacTATTTACTATTagtatttattttgcattctTCGAAACAAACTAATCAAATAAACATATATCCTTCGAATAGCCTTCTGTACGCCGAATCAGCCCATTGCAACTTTAAGGAGGCACACAAAACCTACGTGGAATTGATGGGTCTAAACAAATGGCTTAATAGGAACGTGCCACACCAGCTGGTGGCCATAACCTACAGTCAGATTTCGGCCATGTACTTTGCCCGCAATGAGTATAAGAATAGTCATTTGTGGAGCGGTCTCGCCATGCGATTTTTAAAGGGAATTGCGAATCCACGGTGAGTTGTGCTCCCTGCATTTTTTAGCATCATTTAGCCTGGTTATGCGTGGTTCATTTCACCCTTAATCCCCGACAGCATCATCGTCGATGTTCTGCGCCAGGCGGCCAAGGCCTGTGTCGTTAAGCGGGACTTTGCCCGGGCCAATCTGCTCATCTGCCAGGCGGTGCGACGAGCACGGTAAGCAAATTATTCCATCGATTCCACAGCATTTTTTGCTCTTGTCtttcttttattaaattcttttcttttttgtccCACAGCGAGTACTTTGGCCCAAAGCACCAGAAGTACGGCGATGCACTGCTGGATTACGGATTTTTCCTACTCAACGTGGACTCCGTGTTCCAGTccgtatatatatacaaggAGGCACTGGCCGTGCGCCGTGGTATTTTTGGGAATATGAACTTTCACGTGGCCATTGCCCACGAGGATTTGTCATATGCCTACTACGTTCACGAGTACAGCACCGGTGACTTTAGCTGTGCCCAGGATCACGTGGACAAGGCTGTTAATATCATGCAGCATCTGGTGCCCAGCAATCATCTGATGTTGGCATCGGCGAAGCGCGTGAAGGCACTCCTGCTGGAGGAGATTGCGCTGGACAAGATGGCTGATGGCATTGACGAGGAGGATCTGCTGCTCCAATCCGAGGAGCTGCACAACTTCGCCCTGATTCTCTCGCTGCAAGTGTTTGGCGAGGTGAATGTGCAGACGGCGAAGCACTATGGAAATCTGGGGCGGTTATACCAAACGATGAATCGTTTCGAGGAGGCGGAGCGAATGCACAAAAAGGCGATCAAAATTAAGTCGGAACTGCTGGGTCACTTTGACTACGAGGTGGGCCTGTCCATTGGGCATTTGGCCTCGCTGTACAACTATCAGATGAAGAAATACCGTGACGCCGAACAGCTTTACATGCGCAGCATTGATATAAGTATGTGTATACGGATAGaaaaacaatttgttgttacattttacattaatttgcatatttcttGCAGGCCTGCGTCTGTTTGGGAACTCATACTCTGGCCTGGAGTACGATTATTTGGGTCTGTGCCACGTCTACGAAACTTTGCACAACTTTGAAAAGTATTTGAAGTATGCGAACAAGCTGGAGAACTGGCAGCTGCTGCGTGGCCAAAACATCACTCAAAATGTACGTAGCTCTTGCATAGTTCATATAATGCAAATACGAATTGATGATCGATTTCCTTGCAGAAGTCCAGCTATCCCGCCATCGAGGTGGACTATTCTATCGAGGAGGTCAAGACCAAGTACTTCAGCATGTGCGCCTTCAATAAAAGCGGACACTACTCAGTGCACGCAGAGGACACGTACCAGAACTGAGTAGGGGCTTTGGGAGTGGTTGCGGAATCGGTACCGGAATCGGATACGGTAGCGGACGACGAAGAGGAAGTTACAGTTGCACCTGCACTAGCAATCGCAATCGCACCCACACCCCCAGCATCGGATGGCACAAACTGGAGGGCAaactgcagcaggagcagcggcaATGGTGACAGCGGCGGCAACATCTGCAGTTTGTCTTAGATAAGAGATTCGAATAAGTTAGTTCACGTTGATTAGGCAGAAAATCGGGGCGCATCAAGGATCGACCCCTGTGTTCTATAAGAATCTCTAGGTATAGTATGATAGTATGATATTCAGCCTTTGTTAAATGTTTTTCTTTGCCATTTCCATCGAATCAGACCCGTACTTATAGCCGTACTATACGGATTGCGTCGTAACGAGAGTGGGTCAGCTAAGCAAATTTTTCATTGTGTTCCAGTCATCATCGAATACGTCCAGTACCCCTAGTTCCCGAAGTTTTCACGGACGCCAAGTCCAGTTTTTTCAGTCAGTTAGACCTAGGCTAAGATGTAGTAGTATTGTTGGAGCTTC encodes:
- the LOC6612255 gene encoding uncharacterized protein LOC6612255, whose protein sequence is MSHHQHVLSEAAALRLINGLEAAANATPLGAQPHQSAAAEAICSSQIFASAHRMASGTPTASMAALEISSARQRMLPQIPRSPLQESLHSANESGNSCRICRWNHNDMEIIKCPCNCKGSVGYIHLKCLKRWIMHRRDNRCEICNAVFDIAEERASLKQMIRTFCCGRCCGLIVKHLLFSASLMPLAHVILQQVLQCMDNMNQGNTDQFTVQEVFVASCALLTSSALFFHFFEFVTTRFMLIRNILSHWWMFGSTSDYELVEIEDDSIDFFDD
- the LOC6612254 gene encoding amyloid protein-binding protein 2, producing MAGQQLLSPRLFPNSPKTLYDLSLEALIGSMNTKIPALDRINRLSELPRNLLIDVYEMMSQEESLKDTLLEELAQLEVFSRLVRYPFARSQLLRIMASLMASNKMLAKRLSENYVSRYEVVTGQDSQEEEELESSMDTLEDRSMELNTLYTYDAESSDADTTSDEFNDEFSVDIESIIGVPQRRANPDKLEAINDSYLEELSAVELQIIDLGLRLGSFLSEAGWMQESITVLACLNVRLKDLPTHKHWLQFRLDCLQRLLYAESAHCNFKEAHKTYVELMGLNKWLNRNVPHQLVAITYSQISAMYFARNEYKNSHLWSGLAMRFLKGIANPRIIVDVLRQAAKACVVKRDFARANLLICQAVRRAREYFGPKHQKYGDALLDYGFFLLNVDSVFQSVYIYKEALAVRRGIFGNMNFHVAIAHEDLSYAYYVHEYSTGDFSCAQDHVDKAVNIMQHLVPSNHLMLASAKRVKALLLEEIALDKMADGIDEEDLLLQSEELHNFALILSLQVFGEVNVQTAKHYGNLGRLYQTMNRFEEAERMHKKAIKIKSELLGHFDYEVGLSIGHLASLYNYQMKKYRDAEQLYMRSIDISLRLFGNSYSGLEYDYLGLCHVYETLHNFEKYLKYANKLENWQLLRGQNITQNKSSYPAIEVDYSIEEVKTKYFSMCAFNKSGHYSVHAEDTYQN